DNA sequence from the Alosa sapidissima isolate fAloSap1 chromosome 13, fAloSap1.pri, whole genome shotgun sequence genome:
tatatatatatatatatatatatatatatatacttcagCCCCTACATAAGTGAATGATGGCCCTCTGAGCGGATCTTCACAGGCTTCCTTCTCCCGTCCTGCATTTGCGGGCCTGGACCATCTGTGCTGAGGCTTTCTTGCAGTCACTGGCCAAGCCGAGCAAGCACATCAGGTCTATGAAGCAGGTGGTGGGGTTGAAACGTAGTCCGAACTCACTGGCGGAGTAGTCGAAGGGGAAGGTGTGGTGGAAGTTATGGAAACCCTCTCCTGAAATTTCCCCAAAAGAAGTTGCCCAAGAAATCATGGTCAAATAAAGAGTTTACATGAAACACAAACATGACTATTTTGGGTATACAAAATCTACTGTGCAGTAGCTGAGCCATTTTGCACTCTTCTTGTATGCAATATTCAATGCCATTCAATCAATTGAAGTTCAGTACATGATACAGCTGTAAAAACTATAAGCCCTCATTTAGAACATTGTAAATATCAACTCACCAATGGCTCCAAACGTGACAAAGCCATTTTCGCGGGGGTTTATATTTACATCATATGGCCGGTTTCCGTACATGTGTGCGGCGCTGTTTACTAGCCAGGTGATGTTGAGGGAGACTGTGTAGCGCAGAATGCCAGCCAGGAAGTAAGAGTTCCACAGGCTCTCTCCCCAGAGGTACCACGGCACCAGAGTGGGCACCAAGAAACACATCACAAGGACCGACATTAAATAGTATCtgggaaaaaataaaaacatgtatGTAATGAATGAATTTTCGCAAGAATCAAATACAATTTAAACAGCGATTTACTGTCTGTGACCATAATTATAATGACCTGTTACATAGTTTATTACACTTGAGACTGGGAATATGAACAGTAAAGGTGTAACTGCAGAAGAAAGTCGCAGTTGACAAATTATGAAACATTAAAAGTGAAATCATCTCTCAATCACTCCTTTATCTCTGCCCTAGCATAATATGATGaatagaatttttttttttaaatgcagtcATTGGTTGTTACTGAGGGATTGGTTAATGTTCAAGGACCAGCCATGTGGGCGTGAAGAATTCTTCTCAGGTTTCCTTTATAGACTTCCGGAATGTTACAATAGCCCTATTTATTCAGTGGGCCAAACCTGTTATGTTTCAATCATATCTGCACTCTGATTTCAAGCTAATGTTATCACGTTCCTTACAACCCTCTTTGTTAGAGAGGGGATACAAAGTCAGGAAGTATCAACACTATCCATCTACAGTCTCAGCAGAGGGGCTCTCTAAGTATCTAAGTACAGCTGGCAGGTATTCCTCCAGTGAGATCTGTTGTTCTCTTAGTCATAATCATAAACTCCTACTACTTTGAGGCGTTGTTCTCTTTACAGGTTAGTCTAACTGTTAATGCTCTGTCCAGTCATGTTCCTTTAATGAGTCATTCAAAAATTATGCTATCTTCACGTGCACATTCCTGCCATTGGGATCCCATTGACTCTGACTACCGCATAGATTTGCTTTTTCAGATTTGCTTTTTCTTCATTGCATGAAGCTAAAAAGCAATGTACACTTGAGAGTTTATAAATACAACATATCTGTACCACTTCCAATAGAGGACACCTCCTCTCTTAACATTTCCAACAACCTAACAcacccaacaacacacacttaccatgcactcatctctcttccctcctctacctTCTTCTTTTTCTACCACTTTCTCCTCCTACCACACTTTGACTACTTGTCGGCACTCGTTTCCTCTCGTAACAGTATTGACAGATGTAGTAGTAATTCCTAGATAAGGTACTCTGCACTgttgcttgaatgttattctctTTCTGTAAGTCAgattggataaaagcatctgttgaaaatgaataaatgtactgtaaaatgtaatattgaCAAAGCCTCAAATACATATTTCATCCCAACAGCCCACCTCCTCTGAAACATCACCACAGGGTCTGCCAAAAGGTCACTGACGTCCAGCCTCCGGCCTTTTTCGATGACGTCTTTGTGCTTCCTGACGAACAACCAGCCAACGTGAGCGAAAAAGAACCCCCGTTTGGCATTGTGGGGATCAGCATCTGTCTCTGAGTACTTGTGATGCACCCTGTGATCCCGCGACCATTCAAAAATGTCATTCTGTTCACAACAGTGAGAGAAACATTATTTGTCACTGACCGTTCTGCTGTCTCTGGAAATACCACTTACAGAAAGTGAACACAGAGAATGTCAGTCACCACCACATATCAAACAGACAGTTGAAACATAATCAAACAGTTTCCCGTACATGGAAAAAGCCCTCGTCCTTGACTAAAGAAATAACTTCATTGGAGATTTCAAATGAGAGAGCTTTTAGTTTAGGACTAGGCCTAATCCATGCACAGGAAAGTGACTCAAAGTGTGAACACCTAAATGAATGAAACAGAGAGTAAAAAATGAAGCAAAAATGCATCACCTGGAAGGCCATGGAGTTTATAGCAGCCAAGAAGACCCTGAGGGGCAGCTTTGCCTTGTAGGACCTGTGACTCCATAACCGATGAGCCCCAGCAGTCACTCCCAAGGCCGTGAGAAAGAAgcatacataggctacaaaGAAAAACAAGAGGGCAGAGTATAAGGGTCAGTCCGACACTGCTAGACCATACACTATATGAGCTGTTCTCATAATCTGAAAACTATCAATTGACACAACTGGGCTAACAAGAATTTTCATTGGCAAAGATTTGAGAAGTAACTTGTGTGTGCTAAATGTGTGCAGAAGTCTGTTTGGGCTGAAATGTTTTGAAGTATAATTAAATCACATATTATCCGGCCAAGCAGGGCTCCAGATGGCCAATCTGCTACTAGGCAATGAATCAGTCCTGATGAAGGATATCAACAGACAGACAATACATCAAACCActaggagggtgggggtggcatTCAATTGATTAATTCAATAATTCAATTGAATTATTGCCCAAGCTGACTTAAggtctaaatgaataaatgtaaatattgttAGCTACATGCCACAAGGGTATTAAGAATTCAAGATTCTTCAGGATTTAAGCACATACCGCCATTCACATGGGTATAAAATGATGTATAAAATAATGAGTGGACAACACAGGTATACTTTCACTACTTGATTGTCCAGAAGCCTGACTATGATCCAGACCCTTGTTTCCATAGAAACAAAACTCCCCATTTTTTAGTGAATTTCCTTGTTATTGCACCTGATGTTTCTGACGTTCCTGACACTAACCATGCTACATGTCACATTCAGCCTCTAGTCTTAATAGTCCACAGGGGTCTAAGGATTCATTGGACTATGTGTTGTCTGGCCATTGAAGTGAATTTATGAGAAAAGCCTATTGTGATTATTGCAATTGTGGAACATTACTTTTTCTTTAGATCCTGTATgcatgatgtagcctatgcttAAGTCTACTTTAATTGCTACATCTTGCAAGTTTTACAAGTTTGATGGCATGGGGGGAAAAACATTCCTAGTGTTCCTGTGCATCTAATACCTCAAATGTATATACCTTTAAAATGACAATGACCAATAAACAGGAATATTAATCACTCTTTTGTTGACATCATTCCATCACAATTAGGCTGCACCGTTTTAGGGAACAAAGGTCTCACATGCGTTGTTATACAATGTACCTCTAGTGAGCATGCATCCAGTGCCATAATAGCTGTTTTGCATCAGTAACATCCTTTATAAGTAGTATAGATCACAAATAAATATCAATCCAGAATTATTCAATAAATACTAACATTCACATTTTTACCCATATTTTCCCTGTAACAATTCTAATTTGGATTAAAACACCACACATAAAAGGTAGCCCTCACGCAATTCATCTCAGTGGAGAGTTTGGAAGTTACACAAGCAACCGTCGTAGTTACGGAAGGAGAATCTTTTTCGCTCCGACTTACACCAAATCCAGGTGAGAGGTCGTGCTGTTGGTATCAAGAAGATGGCATATATGGACGCAGCATGAAGAAGAGCCATAAGAATAACATTTCTCCAGACAATCCCTTGCAAGTGGACTCCCTTGTCATGCGTTGACTTGGGTGCTGGTTCCTTGTAATTTTCCCTGTCGACGCTCCGTACATCCTTATTCTCTCCCCGCACAGCGCAGCTGAGTAAAATAGCCACCATCTTCTCTCTCAAGCTTTACTAATACTAACTGAATATCTGTGGAGCGCAACTTGAACGGTTTTCTAATGATAAAGACGACGAAATTGTATGAACTACATTACTACATTAACTGGCTGTAAACAGCATCTAACAAAACCGACCTGAATTAGAGCAGGACCTGCAGTAGAGTAACCAGCCACAGGGATCAGTCAAGAGATGCTGCTGCCTAGAAAGCCCGCTGAAGTGATGTCACGAAGATATCAGTCACTGATAATCAGCGGCTTTTTCAAGATATTTCGAACCAGGTTATTTCATGAATTACCATTCAAAACAatattatgtatttatgtttGAAATAGTTTAATATATTtgttatatatacacatatatatgtcATATATTTGTTATTATATTTAAATCCTCACTTTGGCTTTACCTACTTCTATACAGATTTTCTCAGAACTATATATATTTGTAATAAAATCCttcaggctataggctacatacatTTGAGGACAAACACAATGACATTCTATAGGGGTACAAAATGTCATCAgaagaactgtttttacactaccagtcaaaagtttggagacacttaaaattttccattccactccattatagacagaataccagctgagatcatttgcactgttttttaatcagggcagcagttttcagattacattatgtgcttacataattgcaaaagggttctcgactgttgtagaaataaatggctgatctttaatgcaatatctacattgcccattatcagcaaccattcatccaatgttgcaaaggcacattctgtttactaatctgatatcattttaaaaggctaactgagaaaacattggagaacccttttgtaAATGTAACTGCAGTGTTGTTGGGAAGTGTACAGTAAATGTAAATTATGCACACCACTTCCTGGTTCATTGGGCCATAATCCTCCGCTTCCTCTTGCGTGGGTGAACCTCCAGGAAAAAGGGCTTTGGCGCCTGGATCCCCCCAAAGACAGGTGTGAGGTCTGGTTTGCTGCTGTTCTTTGGCCAGACGAAGTGGAAGTGATGAAGCAAGGTGACAAGAATCAAGAAGAGCTCCATGCGAGCCAGGGCttcacccagacacacacgagGTCCTACACAGATAGCATCAGACACACAGGTCACACCACATGCCATACAGTTTTTAGTGTAGTGCTTTGACGACAAAGAGGAGGGAAAACTATTGTAAGTGAAATATATGTTTTGCATATCCACTGATCAGCAATCCGATTTTACATTCCATAACCTTATCTTCATGGATCTACTTCTAGTTTTGACGTAGTCTCAGCCTTGTATGCACCACCCATATAGTGGCACTGAGCATGTGATACATGCAACACGTGGGCCTAAATCAACTTCTTTATAATTGTCTGTATTTGTGGGTAGAGAAACCATCATGaatgtggaggggggtgggtctGGGACATCAGATACCACTGTTGAGCCTGCTGGAGGTATCTTGGGCCTAATTCAATGAAACACCAatgaaggaaggtgcctgcttgatGAGCCCAGTGAAATGTTCTCGATGgctgttctgttggtgatgcttttttgcccttttttggtgtgtttttttttatggtaaataggcttggttgttgatttgCAACAGTGAGAAATCCCCTACTTGTAGCACTAGAAATCTCAGGAAATCTCCTGTGTACATctgaaataataaacaaatttgTACCTGCAGAGAATGCCAGGAAAGCTTCAGGCTTCACAAACTCCCCTCTGTTGTTCAGGAAGTGGGCGGGATAAAATTCAAATGGACGTTCCCATTGGCTCTCATCATATAGGACAGAGGTCAGGTTTGTGATGACAAGGGTGTCCTGAGAACATCAAGGAGATGCTGTAGATTTGAGAAATGCAGTAGACCAGGGAAAGTGACAAGGTAGACAACGTGAAAGTATACTGGTGTAAGATCTCCCTGATTTTCACCTGTGTGTTGTTGTCGTCTCAACTATGGCATTTTCTCCCAGTACCACTAAGCACACACCCTTGGGGTTGGGAGCTAATCACCAAGGCACCAAACTGAAAGAAGCTGCCAGGCTGATATAATATGAGCTAGCTATGGACCAGAGTGGGGTCACACCTCACACCTAAGGGAACTATCTAGAATAGCGTGCCTGGTAAATGTCTACGAGTGTGAGTCTGGAGAGGAGCCTCCAGGCACGAAACTGGCTTCACTTACGATTAAATCATTTAGTGGGTGCTACAGTGCATGGCATGCAGTTCATTGCACACTCGCATggttaatctaatctaaacccTAAACTCTTCAAGAAATTTGTTTTGTACTTTTCACCTGTCGCACGTGAATAAACTCTCACATGTTCAGACTGTCACTCTGTACTTTTCACTTAATAGATCTTATTGTCATCACACGTTTAGCCTTAATTGTAACCTGTGAGACATCACGTTAACTGCTGTTCCCTGGAATCTGCACCCCCCGAGGCAAAGAAATCACAGGTGTGGTGACGTCAATCTAACCATCCCCTCACCTATGAGGAGCAACTCACCTGAGGGATGTGGTAGCCCATGAGTGACGTGCTCCTGGTGGCGGCATGGAAGACCCCCAGAGGGGCGATGTTCGCCAGGCGCTGGATCTCGTGGATGGTTGCCATAACAAAGGGCATCTGATGACGATCATTGTAGGACACATCAGGCCTCTCTCCAAGGACTGAGTCGATCTCCTGTTGGCAAAGCACTGGGGACACAGGGTGAGTGTATGGGGGTGTTCCTATGCCCTTCAGTTTCCTCTAACAGGTAATGTCATCTATTTTTCCAATATGAGCGCTCCCAGAGAACAAAATGTTATGATATGAAGCACATTACTCAAATTGAGTCAGACTCACTTTAGTGCACTTTTATATTCACATTCTGTATTTGTTCAGCAGATGCTCTTATCTGAACAGACTTAACAGTAGAGGTTTTGTTGACGTGTATTTTTCTTTGCAATCATACATTGTTTTCCACCAAAACAGCTGTGCTTAGCCCTACTTCTGTTGACCTAGGGTAAGTAGTAACCCACCTTGAGCATCGCGATAAGTGGTCAGATAGAGAAAGGCAGTGAGGAGAGTGTTGGAGCTTGTGTCGGTTCCAGCAAAGTGAAGATCCAGCAGCAGCATGACCAGGCGCTCTTCGTCCAGACAAGACCCCATTGTACCTCTCTGCAAAGACCAGAGGCATTAGTGGAGCAGGAAGGGAATGGTGGCAGCAGTCTACAAGACCCATAGGCCCCGTTTACACATGGTTTTAAAATGCACCTTGGGTGACCAGATCCCAAGTGGACAGCCGGGACACGTCACCATTTACACCTGTCTATCAAGCATCTCCAAGGTGTAAAGCCAAAGATGCTGCTGATCACTTATGTTCACATTTCGTTACTGCCTACATGAATTTACTGCCTTTATCACTTGTCAAGGACGCATCAGGAGACATTAGGATTGATATTACAAAAAATATATTGCCAAATGCATCTCAAACAACGTCAGTGAGTGGTTTGAGCGATGAGGTGGTGCCTTGGTGGATGAAGATTGTGGCATTTACCGTTGTTCACTTGTGATCCAATGGCACATGACCAAACACAAGGTCATTGATATAGACAGCAAGAGATGAAATGCAATCCATAGGCAAGACAGTCTCCAGAGGAAGCAGTTAAATCAGTTAAATAATGTTTGTATGATGGCTGTAGAGTGAATTCCACTCGAGGCAAAAGTGGGACAAGGGGATTGGCAAGTAGAAAGTTTTTCACAAATGAGCACAATAGCTCATAACTCCAAGTAGATATGTTCAATGACATTGGCTAGTAGTACTGCTTTCTAGAACCAGTACTACTGATTTTTTCAGCAGCACCTAACAATATCTTCTGCATGATATTCTAGTAATAGATATTAAGTACTGTATATGGTAAAAAGggtgagaagagaagaaaagctaGACGCTAGACCTTCTCCATCTCATCAAGGTAACAGTCTATGACATCTCGTGGTTCTCCTGGGACCCTGGTCTGCTTGTGTTCAACCACAATGCCTCTTGTGTGTTTCTTCAGGGCATCGTAGTTCTTAAACACCTTCTGGAAGGGCAGGGGCAGACTTCTCAGCATTGGCAGAGTGTCATAgatctaaaaaacaaaacagagcctTCTCAGACATTCAGGACTTTGGGTCTATCTACAGAATAATTCATGATTTGTATACAATTTACTCAAGTTACTTAATGCATCACAactgataaataataataaaagagagaTATTTACCACGGCCCAAGCGCTGTTGGCAACTTCTGCATTTTCTTTGAAGCTATTGACAATGAAGGACAAGACTTTGTCTTCGTACTCGTAGCGGGTCCCAAACAGGACTGAACAGATGATGTTGGATGCAGCGCTGTGGATCAGCACCTGGGGATTTATAGGTGTATCTGTGTGGAAAACACCATACAATACATGAGGCAGACTGTAAGGTAACTCATGACCCCCAATATTATGTTCTTTATATTTGTGCAAGAATCCAACTGTGTTATTTATTCATtaattgtaacacacacacaggggcgatGCCTTTAAAACAAGCACATATAGGGGGGTGATATTTAAATTAGGCTACGCTTGTTTCCACCAGCTGTCAACACCCGGCACATCAACACACGTTTATTCTGGCTGGAATTGGAGTGATACAAAAGTTTCAAGAATCACATATGATTACTTGTCGTAAGATGATTTCTGCGCAAGTAAGTGAGgtctagtccacacgtaccaaaccgatctttttttcctccgtcttccctggaaccgtatcaagaatatttgcgtccaaacggatccatctcaagtTCAACAAGTTACtacataccccaggcctataggtggcactgtttctttacagaaattgaccaaaacttgcactttacaaacagacagaataggctaagacgaaatggctagtgcaaggaaaccagaattgtttgtgtggactgatggtgaactgtcaactgtagtcaactgtaaaactatcaaaactttattttacggtttgtgaagggtgcagtcccgtcctttatttggctaacacaggtaggcctactaatcacctttactttctttggttgtaggatagtccgtgattcacattagttttggctatcacggcaataggctactaaacgtaaggcttacccaagttctaggccaggggtctccaacctttttgggaatgagggctacctgaaaacccgaaatcatatggagggctactcatttgaaacaatcataccctcaccccttttttgcgagggtagtcctcctaaataataggcctatgtgatttttacttttaaattatcaatattgtgtaggcctataagtctttatatattaagcaactgtattttcaactttaatatcaatagcctatgcaacactaccaacatttttgttcagtttgttcatttcaaagtttgcatggggaatctaatccaatttcttttaacaaaaaaacaatatttttgtgcaattaataatttgggttacaatttgtacccaatttatacccacccaccattatgaattcaggggttgtttaagtcctgatttcagtggacaattcggttttaacatttcaatagtaatcgCCCATACTACCCTAACATACGAAAACTCCTTTCGTTCCTTCCGtaaagttattgcacacctgaaatctctccatgatctgacaaaaaaggtcatgcacagtcctgctcagtcatgcatgccacacaattttcagcgctattatacggcagtagcctacggaggagaaaaggcctgtgagctaaagcaatagtttttcagtccttgaacaatcatgcaagaaccgtatttgacgaacatggaatggccacagaacttttgcaaagatatgtttccattggctacaccagacgagcaagttttttccccctttactgtctatgcatgCGAGCAGCGTGCGCTCCGCTTCACAACTTCACAATGAAGCgtgtttttagagcgtgatctgcaggcgacctgttggctatttttaaaaggtgcgctgggggcgcccagagccatataaaggtagagttgcgacaactccattgacgctaatgttccatttttttcaacaatggcggctaatggaagcctcaaatagttcccgaaataatagcagcagttttatcagttccttatcaaataaattaaaagaggctaaagcccaat
Encoded proteins:
- the LOC121680890 gene encoding cytochrome P450 2D15-like isoform X4, whose translation is MADYGVEWREHRRFVLSTMRNFGLGKVTMEQRILEETAVICSHLEKNKDTPINPQVLIHSAASNIICSVLFGTRYEYEDKVLSFIVNSFKENAEVANSAWAVIYDTLPMLRSLPLPFQKVFKNYDALKKHTRGIVVEHKQTRVPGEPRDVIDCYLDEMEKRGTMGSCLDEERLVMLLLDLHFAGTDTSSNTLLTAFLYLTTYRDAQVLCQQEIDSVLGERPDVSYNDRHQMPFVMATIHEIQRLANIAPLGVFHAATRSTSLMGYHIPQDTLVITNLTSVLYDESQWERPFEFYPAHFLNNRGEFVKPEAFLAFSAGPRVCLGEALARMELFLILVTLLHHFHFVWPKNSSKPDLTPVFGGIQAPKPFFLEVHPRKRKRRIMAQ
- the LOC121680890 gene encoding cytochrome P450 2D14-like isoform X3 produces the protein MSGWLLFLGLASAAIVLLLLLVTPQRGPNFPPGPPALPLLGNLLQLSMKNPMPDLDKIARRYGNVYSLFLGKRPAVMLHGLQAVREALMMQATDFAGRPQGLMINHVTDSKDTPINPQVLIHSAASNIICSVLFGTRYEYEDKVLSFIVNSFKENAEVANSAWAVIYDTLPMLRSLPLPFQKVFKNYDALKKHTRGIVVEHKQTRVPGEPRDVIDCYLDEMEKRGTMGSCLDEERLVMLLLDLHFAGTDTSSNTLLTAFLYLTTYRDAQVLCQQEIDSVLGERPDVSYNDRHQMPFVMATIHEIQRLANIAPLGVFHAATRSTSLMGYHIPQDTLVITNLTSVLYDESQWERPFEFYPAHFLNNRGEFVKPEAFLAFSAGPRVCLGEALARMELFLILVTLLHHFHFVWPKNSSKPDLTPVFGGIQAPKPFFLEVHPRKRKRRIMAQ
- the LOC121680890 gene encoding cytochrome P450 2D14-like isoform X1 — its product is MSGWLLFLGLASAAIVLLLLLVTPQRGPNFPPGPPALPLLGNLLQLSMKNPMPDLDKIARRYGNVYSLFLGKRPAVMLHGLQAVREALMMQATDFAGRPQGLMINHVTDSKGLIMADYGVEWREHRRFVLSTMRNFGLGKVTMEQRILEETAVICSHLEKNKDTPINPQVLIHSAASNIICSVLFGTRYEYEDKVLSFIVNSFKENAEVANSAWAVIYDTLPMLRSLPLPFQKVFKNYDALKKHTRGIVVEHKQTRVPGEPRDVIDCYLDEMEKRGTMGSCLDEERLVMLLLDLHFAGTDTSSNTLLTAFLYLTTYRDAQVLCQQEIDSVLGERPDVSYNDRHQMPFVMATIHEIQRLANIAPLGVFHAATRSTSLMGYHIPQDTLVITNLTSVLYDESQWERPFEFYPAHFLNNRGEFVKPEAFLAFSAGPRVCLGEALARMELFLILVTLLHHFHFVWPKNSSKPDLTPVFGGIQAPKPFFLEVHPRKRKRRIMAQ
- the LOC121680890 gene encoding cytochrome P450 2D14-like isoform X2, with the translated sequence MSGWLLFLGLASAAIVLLLLLVTPQRGPNFPPGPPALPLLGNLLQLSMKNPMPDLDKIARRYGNVYSLFLGKRPAVMLHGLQAVREALMMQATDFAGRPQGLMINHVTDSKDYGVEWREHRRFVLSTMRNFGLGKVTMEQRILEETAVICSHLEKNKDTPINPQVLIHSAASNIICSVLFGTRYEYEDKVLSFIVNSFKENAEVANSAWAVIYDTLPMLRSLPLPFQKVFKNYDALKKHTRGIVVEHKQTRVPGEPRDVIDCYLDEMEKRGTMGSCLDEERLVMLLLDLHFAGTDTSSNTLLTAFLYLTTYRDAQVLCQQEIDSVLGERPDVSYNDRHQMPFVMATIHEIQRLANIAPLGVFHAATRSTSLMGYHIPQDTLVITNLTSVLYDESQWERPFEFYPAHFLNNRGEFVKPEAFLAFSAGPRVCLGEALARMELFLILVTLLHHFHFVWPKNSSKPDLTPVFGGIQAPKPFFLEVHPRKRKRRIMAQ